In Gossypium hirsutum isolate 1008001.06 chromosome A10, Gossypium_hirsutum_v2.1, whole genome shotgun sequence, the DNA window TGATTAGTAATATGTACCtcacataaataaattaaatttatacttaaaaaatgaaataccataacaaaatttactatgtACCCTAGTTGTGAAGTATTTGATTTCTTTAATGTTTCTTTCTTACAGGGAAGAAGATGGCTTTAAGATATTTGATTTCTCCGTTTTTTTACATCAACAACATTTGATGCACATCAATGGGAtgtgaaccaaaattaaataaataaattagataaataacACATCAAAATCCATTGCTAATtcagtttataatattatataatacataCTGTCATTCTCTATCTCATTGAAGCTTTAATCGTTAGAAACTTTTAGGTGGGTTATGGCCGGAATAATGGAGTCTTATCAAAATCTATACTTGagttttaaaaagaatcaaaggCAAGCTAAATCTGCTCAGGGAAGGGAAGAGCTAGACATGCATACACCTACCAAatagaatatacatatataatatttctTCCTTTTGTATTTGACACTTTAGGAGAAATgcgaaatttgaaaattaaattgttttattttcctAAGAGAAACTAAGTTAAATTACTGATGTTAAGAAAGTAAAGTTAAATTTATTTCCCAAAAACTAAAAGTAGGAATTTTAAAAAGCAATACTTTGAAGCATTATCACGAAGGCCATGTAACCAAATTACGGTTGCTTGGTGCCTACCTTTGGGCCTAACCACATGAGTTCTTCCAGATTCAAGTGCCTCCCTTCTACCACCTGATATTTCTTATGGCACAGTTCAAGTATTAACcattaaaatgtaacacaagGAGGAAAAACATGCTTGTGAATTTGTAAAAAATCTAACTCAGTTAATATATATACCAATCCACCATGCATACAATGAGGAATCGATTGATTCAATTGCGTCAAGAACAATCAAAAAAATTATGCAGACTTGCTAAATCATTATAGACATTACCCCTATGAGTAAGATGGAGCAAAGCAGATTAACCAGAACCaagatgaaagaagaatgaaactTTAAAAGTCAACTATTTTTGAGAATTAACAGGTTGAATAAAACAGCAAATTGAactctaaaaatttataaataaagaaaaatagaaaaaggagaAACAGGGGAAATTCATTCTGCTATACTGCATTAAAAATGTCAATTATACTAAATCTTTGCACTTCAAAACATCATTCTTGttcaaattaaaactaaaattattaagtTACAATATGATTATTACACTGCGGATATTCATCATCTTCTACAGGGGTTTCAACGCCTAGATTGAACAAATCTCTTGGCGTTACTCTGATAACATGGAGCCATCCTTCACTCTTGCCATCCTCAACATAAAATACTTGTTTCGCTTGAGAAGCCAGTATGTACGGATCGTCCGAATCACGATTCCCTGTATGGATAAGCTTAGAAAATTTCACCATAATAAAACCATTAGCATCCTTCTTCATACTTCTAGGAGATTTAATATTCACCCAATCACATCTAAGCATAATAACCCAAAACCTTTCATAATAGTTTAGCTCGATAATTTCAATGCAATTGCCATAATAGTTTCTCCCGTCAGCAAAAACCATCATGCCACTGTTTTGAGTCTTACGATGTTGCTCAATTTTTTTAGTATGGACCTTAAAACCATTAATTATAAGTCCATCATATGTGGAAACCACCTTATGTGGTCCTCAAGCAAGAGCAATTACATCAGCATCAACTTGTTCAACTTCCATCTTTGGAATCTAACCATATAGTAGGAAATCAATTAACTATTATTCTATGATCAAATTTCTACAATGTTTTCTCATTATATAGATATTTGactaaattattttaatagtgaCAGTTTACTTATTTCGCAAGCCATATTGGGAACTTTTCAACCAACCATTTGTCCTCTGTGCGTTTACTAATTTGAATGCCACCATAAATAGCTCGCTCAGACTCCAAAAGTTCCCTATAATATATTCAGTAATTTGCGAAAAAATGTTGTCAAAATGTATACAAATTTTGTGATAACTTTATTTGTCTATTGGTTAAAAAAAAGAATCGAATGACAAGATTTTCTTCAGGAAACTCACTGACGATATGGTGATAACTTATCGCTATACAATAAAACATAGCGGTTTGCTTGTGCAAGAGATCGCATGTCCAATATCTTTGTGTTCATGGTGTCAATTGGACGTCTTctagaagagaaaatgtaccattTTTGAATATATCCATCATTCCTTGGAGGACGGGAAAATATAGTTTCAACATCAGAAAAATAACGGGAGTAAAATGTAAGACATTCTGAAACTATGTACCCTTCAGCAATAGAACCTTTGGGATAAGCTCTATTTTGCACCAAAGCTTTCAATCCCATAAGATACCTACAtcacatacatttatttttacatacttattatattctatattaaaataataaaaataaagtattgtgaaattttattgatatatttcatATACCTTTCAATCAGGTACATTCACCTGTATTGAACAGGTCCACCAAGCTTAGCCTCCATCGGCAAATGAATAATTAAATGAGTCATAATTGTGAAAAAACTTGGAGGAAATATTTTCTCCGTTTCACAAAGTGTTAATACGACTTGTACTTGAAGTTGATCAACTTCTTGTGGATCAAGACTTTTTGCACATAATCTCTTAAAGAAATCTGATAGATTTGTAATAACACTTAGCACCTTCTTTTCTACAACTCCTCTTAAGCATATAGGAAGCAAATCTTGCATAAGAATGTGACCGTCATGACTTTTAAGGTTGCTCAACTTGTGCTCTTTCAAATTCACGCATCGAGATATGTTTGATGCATAACCATCTAGTACCTTCAAGTTCttcaaaatggaaagaaaaatatCTCTTTCCTTTGATGCAAGAGTGTAACATGCTTGCGGAAGATACTATTTCCCGTTTCTCGTTTTTGGATGAAGATAACTTCTGATGCCCATATCTTGTAGGTCCTTGCGTGCCTTGATATATTATCTTTACCACCGCGTGATAGATTAAGAAGGGTGCCAACGATATTGTCACATACGTTCTTCTCGATGTGCATGACATCCAAGTTATGCCGAAGTAGATTGTAACGCTAATAAGGCAAGTCAAAAAAtatactcattttcttccataaagtcCTGTCTTGATTTATAAGATTTGTTTCACCTCCCTCTACCAATTCTTCAAAGTTGTTAACCAAATTACACCCCTCGTCTACATCAAGTTCTATCAACCCTTCATCTAGTTCTTCTTTATCCCTCTTTCGAGCTTTTCCGTAAATAAAATTTACACATTCAACTTCCCTTAAGATATCTTCCCCAGATTGTGGTATAAGAGCTACCCCAAACTCTATAGTTCCATCAAATTCACGACTCTGTTTTCGAAATGGGTGTTCAGCTGATAACCATCAATGATGACCCATATAACAGAACTTCCGACCATACTGTAGCCATCGAGATTCAGTTTTTTCAGCACATATTGGGCAAGCAACCTGACCTTTTGTACTCCACCCTGCAAGATTGGCGTAAGCTGGGAAATCATTGATTGTCCAAAGAAGACAAGCCCGTAAAGTGAAAGATTTGGAAGCTGATGAATCAAAAGCATCAACTCCTGTCCACAGTTGCTTCAACTCTTTAATTAGAGGCTGCATGTAGACATCAATGTCGTTGCCAGGTCCTTTTTCACCAGGGATAACCATTGAGAGTATCAGTGATGATTGTTTCATGCATGCCCAAGGTTCCAAATTATAAGGAATAAGAAGTACGGGCCATGTACTGTGACTTGTACTCATTGTTCGAAATGGATTGAATTCGTCACTAGCCAAACCTAGCCTAACATTGCGAGGATTAGATGCAAAATCAGGAAACCTCTTATCAAACGCATCCCAAGCAGAATCGTCTGCTGGATGTCTCAATATACCATCTTTGGTTTGTCCTTCTTTATGCCATCTCATGGATTGTGATGTCTTGGAAGATTGAAATAATCTTTTAAGTCTAGGAATCAAAGGAAAGTACCGTAATACCTTGGCAGGCTTAGGACGGCGACAACTACCATCAACTTGTTCATCTGCATCCAACTTATTAGAAGATTGCCACATTGAGCTTTTACAAACATCACAACTGATCTTTTTACTAGCATCGCCCCAATATAACATACAATCATTTGGGCATGCATCAATcttcacgtacataagatttggTGCAGAATTCTTATTCTTTGCTTCATAGTATGTAGTCGGGGTTGTGTTTCCATCTGGAAATGCCTCATTTAAAAACTCTAATAAACATGTCAAAGATTTTTCTGACCATCCAAAAAGTGATTTGAAGTGGTAAAGCCGAAGTAGGAATGAGACGCATGAGAACTTGACACAACCGGGATACAGTGGAATATCACAATCATCTAGAAGAGTATTTGCTCTTTCCGCAGTCCTTTGGGACTTATTAACATCATACTCCCGACCATTATTCTAAAACTCGCTTGAAACTCCGTCAAAACTCTCATTAAGAGTTGGGATGTTGATACCTAGAGCATCCGTTATGAGATCTCTTAAATCGGCTTCGTTATCTTGTGACAACGTACAAATTGACGGAGAAGTTCTCATGGTTTGGTCGATTTGCACCGATGTTCTTTCAATGGATTTTCCATGAAAAATCCAATGCTTGTATTCTTTTATTATACCATAAAGACGAAGATGCTGACCCACAATATGTGGTTCGTGCAATATCCTATTATTGCAACGATGGCACGGACAATATATTTTTCTGTTAGAAAGTGATTTTCCAATTGTAAATGATAGAAATCTTTCTATTCCAGCTAGGTGATTGGTGCTAAATCTTGGAGCATCTATCCAACTTTTATCCACCATCTgttaaagtaattaatattaaaatagagTATCTATGAATGCCTAACTATAAGGTTCATGTGTGAAAAGAGATGGGCTTTCTGGTAAACTAACCTAAACTAGAACTACCTAATccagaaataaaataacaaatttaaatattaaaataaataaaatttatctttatgataattaaataatattaaaatttatgacAAATAATATCTAAATTCCTAAATAAAATAGTCCAAACTAcaaagatagaaaaattttaaacctaaatctaaaaaacagaaagaaaaagaaaagaaaagaaaaggttaacTAACCTTTTGGTTATATCAAACTATATCTCAATTATTGTAAAAAGTATATGCCATTATTCATGCTTCGGGATCTTTAATTTAGcctgaaaaattcaaaaaaataataccATCAACAACGTAGCTCAAAAAACCTTCATATGAGGCAAGCTCAATTAAGAAGGGCAAATAtgttttatcatttattattttatgcataatatttttatcttgtattataaatgatttattactACTTTTATGTTTATGCTATTAAttgattataaaatattattatttatataagttgaaatttaattataagttgataaaattttaatttaaaacatgcaaattaatgaATTAATCAATGATTTCACTTTTTTTGGTActtcattaataaattaaaaagcaGCTCTAAACATAACACTACCACCCATATCAGCTTTAACAAACTGGAGCATAAAGCTCGACATAGATAAACATAGTCTTTAGAAAAGTCTCTTACAAAGCAAACTAAGAGTGCTGCCCTTTCTAGCCAGTACATCAATGAGACTATTTCCCTCCCTGAAATTATAAAGCAATCAACTATTTTGGAAGGTCCCAATAAAGTCTTGCAAACATTCACCAAGGTGTtgcaaaacaaatttaaaatgtgGGGCATTTTAAGGTTTTTGTTTGGACTCTACAGTTTAGGCAATGGTATTTGTTCGGTTAATGGTGTCTGTACTCTTTTCGGAAAAATATTAATGCTTACTGTCGATGATGCCTCCTGAAGTTGAACATCAGTGGCTCCATTTGGGCCATATACACAATATATATAGTTTTGATTTGCATTCTTAAATATGGTCATAATTAAAATTCAGTAATCACAATATCTAGTTCCTTTACACTAGCCTGAAGTTTAGTTCAGTTTGTTTAGTATTTGGAAACTATATATAAGGGGATGCAAATGTATGAAAACTATATATCATGCTGAAATCAGACAGAACAAAGGTAATTTCAATCAGATTATTACTGTTTATAATTTTCAATCAATCATCAACACAAACACGCCACAATAGAACTAAAagatgtttataatttttaatttgcaTTTGTCTATTGAAAATCAAATAACAAATCCCATCTCAAAAGACCACCACAACCAGCAAATACCCATAACATTCTACTCCATCCTTATTCATGCATAACAACAATGTCCTATGTGAAACAAAAATAACACAGAAATCAAGCTTTTTAGGGATACCCATTTCATTTCTCACAATCTTTGACTTTGttatgcaaaattttaaaaaaaataaagacgaATGAATC includes these proteins:
- the LOC107895533 gene encoding uncharacterized protein — translated: MRTSPSICTLSQDNEADLRDLITDALEFLNEAFPDGNTTPTTYYEAKNKNSAPNLMYVKIDACPNDCMLYWGDASKKISCDVCKSSMWQSSNKLDADEQVDGSCRRPKPAKVLRYFPLIPRLKRLFQSSKTSQSMRWHKEGQTKDGILRHPADDSAWDAFDKRFPDFASNPRNVRLGLASDEFNPFRTMSTSHSTWPVLLIPYNLEPWACMKQSSLILSMVIPGEKGPGNDIDVYMQPLIKELKQLWTGVDAFDSSASKSFTLRACLLWTINDFPAYANLAGWSTKGQSREFDGTIEFGVALIPQSGEDILREVECVNFIYGKARKRDKEELDEGLIELDVDEGCNLVNNFEELRYNLLRHNLDVMHIEKNVCDNIVGTLLNLSRGGKDNISRHARTYKIWASENLKVLDGYASNISRCVNLKEHKLSNLKSHDGHILMQDLLPICLRGVVEKKVLSVITNLSDFFKRLCAKSLDPQEVDQLQVQVVLTLCETEKIFPPSFFTIMTHLIIHLPMEAKLGGPVQYRYLMGLKALVQNRAYPKGSIAEGYIVSECLTFYSRYFSDVETIFSRPPRNDGYIQKWYIFSSRRRPIDTMNTKILDMRSLAQANRYVLLYSDKLSPYRQ